The Dehalococcoidia bacterium genome segment GAGCGAGGACCACGTCTCGCACGAGGGCCGCTTCTTCACGTTCTCCGACGCGACGATGGCGCCGAAGCCGGTGCAGTCCGGCGGCCCGCCGATCGTCGTCGCCGGCCGCTCCGAGGCCGCGGTCACGCGCGCGGCGCGGCTGGGCGACGGCTACATGCCGTATCTGTTCACACCCGATCGCTACCGCGCGGCGCTGGCCTCGATCGAGCAGCAGCGCACGGCGGCCGGCAAAAGCATGGACGGCTTTCAGCGGGTGCTCTACCAGTTCACCGCCCTGGCAGACACGCACGAGCTGGCGCACCGCCGCGCCGTCGAGCGCCTCTCGCGGCAGTACAACCAGGACTTCGAGAACCTGGTGGAGCGCTACTGCGTGCTGGGTACGGCGGAGGAGTGCGCCGAGCGGCTGGCACAGTTCGTGCAGGCCGGCGCGCGGCACATCATCCTCGTGCCGATCTGCCCGGAAGGGGAGCTGATGCAGCACCTCGAAGCGTACCAACGCGACCTGCTGCCGCGGGTGCGCCAGCAGACGGCGGCGGTCGCCTGAGGGCGGTGCAGGAGAACCCGCGTGGAAGAGCTTGCCCTGCAGATCATCGAAACGCTGCCCCTCTCGCTGCGCCGCCTGACGGCCGACCTGAGCGAGGAGCAACTGCGCCGCCGCCCGGCCGCGGGCGAGTGGTCGATCGCGGAGATCACCGGCCACCTGATCGACAAGACCGAGGT includes the following:
- a CDS encoding LLM class flavin-dependent oxidoreductase, producing the protein MVELKIGTTLAGNQLRSGPELEQMGYDSLWVSEHILFYGPILEAVPQLGALAALTQKATLGTAIFLLPLRHPTIVAKSFSTLDVISNGRMVLGIGVGGEFPKEFEATGVPVNERGPRSNEAMRVIKRLWSEDHVSHEGRFFTFSDATMAPKPVQSGGPPIVVAGRSEAAVTRAARLGDGYMPYLFTPDRYRAALASIEQQRTAAGKSMDGFQRVLYQFTALADTHELAHRRAVERLSRQYNQDFENLVERYCVLGTAEECAERLAQFVQAGARHIILVPICPEGELMQHLEAYQRDLLPRVRQQTAAVA